One stretch of Cololabis saira isolate AMF1-May2022 chromosome 15, fColSai1.1, whole genome shotgun sequence DNA includes these proteins:
- the tril gene encoding TLR4 interactor with leucine rich repeats has translation MSRSAARREKGATAPEQHAATLVRASSTLGMDTNGFLAGICFFLLSVSGVTASALDYCPERCDCPHARHLMCANRGLRAVPKPTDARVSHDALIFSLGGNFITNISAFDFTWYTDLVRLNLQYNQIAIIHPKSFEKLSKLEELYLGHNLLTAVPAGTLQPLRKLTTLYGNNNDIKNITAELFSNLDNLTKLRLDGNAIEILQDSVFKSVPSLHYLHLEHNNVHYIHMKAFSTLTNLRFLNLAHNKQSAVRDVLTFAPLRALTTLLLSENEIQHIGNDVFQNLKKLSKLSLSNNRISGMDRDALRGLTALRELLIDGNDLQEIPAGLLDPLQRVEELDLSRNRISSVHPSAFSKLRKLKVLRLKNNFLSSLSGDSFALNDVLHKLDLHGNNWTCDCRLQELKRWMSAAHSQGKLLTVFVQCRYPATLRGKYLDYVNSSQLQPLGNWSHLCKRRTLPEESPGEGLLGKGEGGEKGESSLDAGWSEELRGEGVQQGAGEKNETVVGEGEDFRQGKRDGGMTKGEREKRKRQGQEEVEVQQDQGNPEVTEEASILKGKKPRRESQAATERQGKRAKGRHRSNVLHKTDPSTTPSPAPSTGPKTDTPVRSGERFDLLRSDLPVITDPCTFNRHFITNVSVDDVTSSTATVFWTTREHHHHTAGSRRGLPEIHYRVLYDRFGTPDRFPRYVYAHGSSRSVTLRELSSGVTYMVCVEGAVGGSVCQVAPRDHCAGLVTLHEERVRGASLTSDLQLVTVATLVGNAVLLLVIGGVWLGRSLRRRLQRRKSAVHVRHMYSTRRPFRPPVATASVSTDFTSYQSSRPARLAPLEEGDLIEFPCDRFLDSCSTRRDSDMQRFSH, from the coding sequence ATGAGTCGGTCTGCAGCACGACGGGAGAAAGGCGCGACTGCACCTGAACAGCACGCAGCGACCCTGGTGCGTGCCAGCAGCACTCTGGGGATGGATACCAACGGGTTCCTTGCGGGGATTTGCTTTTTCCTGCTGTCAGTGAGTGGGGTTACAGCTTCAGCACTAGACTATTGTCCCGAGCGCTGCGACTGTCCGCATGCACGGCACCTCATGTGCGCCAACCGCGGGTTGCGCGCTGTGCCAAAGCCCACTGATGCGCGGGTGTCCCATGACGCGCTGATCTTCAGCCTCGGGGGCAACTTCATCACAAACATTTCTGCCTTCGATTTCACCTGGTATACTGACCTTGTGAGGCTCAATTTACAGTATAATCAAATTGCAATTATTCATCCCAAATCGTTTGAGAAACTTTCCAAGTTGGAGGAGCTGTATCTAGGACATAATCTTTTAACAGCTGTACCTGCTGGAACTTTACAACCCCTGAGGAAATTAACTACCCTCTACGGAAATAACAATGACATTAAGAACATCACCGCGGAGCTCTTTTCCAACTTGGATAATCTTACTAAATTGCGCCTGGATGGAAACGCGATAGAAATTCTGCAGGATTCTGTTTTTAAAAGCGTGCCTAGTTTGCATTATCTCCATCTGGAACACAACAACGTGCATTATATACACATGAAGGCTTTCTCAACGCTAACAAACCTGCGCTTTTTAAACCTGGCGCACAACAAGCAGTCTGCAGTGCGCGACGTCCTCACGTTTGCGCCGCTCAGAGCTCTGACGACCTTGCTGCTCTCTGAGAATGAAATACAGCACATCGGAAACGACGTCTTCCAAAACCTGAAAAAGCTATCAAAGCTGTCCCTGAGCAACAACAGGATATCTGGCATGGACAGGGACGCCCTCAGGGGGCTGACGGCTCTCAGGGAGCTGCTGATTGACGGCAACGACCTGCAGGAAATCCCCGCCGGGCTGCTCGACCCTCTGCAGCGCGTCgaggagctggacctgagcCGCAACCGCATCTCCAGCGTGCACCCCTCGGCCTTCTCCAAACTGAGAAAGCTAAAGGTGCTGAGGCTGAAGAACAACTTCCTCAGCAGTCTGTCCGGGGACAGCTTTGCCCTCAACGACGTGCTGCACAAGCTGGACCTGCACGGCAACAACTGGACGTGCGACTGTCGCCTGCAGGAGCTGAAGAGATGGATGAGCGCCGCGCACTCGCAGGGCAAACTTTTGACCGTATTTGTGCAATGTCGTTACCCTGCAACCCTGAGGGGGAAATATTTGGACTATGTGAACAGCTCCCAGCTGCAACCCCTCGGGAACTGGAGTCATTTGTGCAAGAGACGCACTTTGCCTGAGGAGAGCCCGGGAGAGGGTTTGCTGGGGAAGGGAGAGGGGGGGGAGAAAGGTGAGTCCAGCCTAGATGCAGGATGGAGTGAAGAGTTGAGGGGTGAAGGGGTTCAGCAGGGTGCAGGTGAGAAAAATGAAACAGTTGTGGGGGAAGGAGAAGATTTTAGACAAGGgaagagggatggagggatgactaagggagagagagagaaaaggaaaagacaGGGGCAAGAAGAGGTAGAAGTCCAACAAGACCAAGGCAATCCGGAAGTGACGGAGGAGGCATCAATCCTGAAAGGAAAGAAACCAAGAAGGGAGTCACAAGCTGCTACAGAAAGACAGGGGAAACGTGCCAAAGGTAGACACAGGTCGAATGTTCTTCACAAAACGGATCCATCGACCACGCCGAGCCCCGCGCCGAGCACCGGACCCAAGACCGACACTCCCGTCCGGTCAGGAGAAAGGTTTGATCTCCTGAGGTCAGACCTGCCTGTAATCACAGATCCTTGCACGTTCAACCGTCATTTCATCACCAACGTGTCAGTGGATGACGTGACCTCTAGTACCGCCACCGTCTTCTGGACCACCAGGGAGCATCACCATCACACAGCAGGATCCAGACGAGGCCTCCCCGAAATCCACTACCGGGTTCTGTACGACAGGTTTGGCACCCCGGATCGTTTTCCCCGCTACGTCTACGCACACGGCTCGTCTCGCTCCGTCACCCTGCGAGAGCTCAGCTCAGGAGTCACCTACATGGTCTGTGTGGAGGGAGCGGTGGGGGGATCCGTGTGTCAGGTGGCGCCCCGGGACCACTGCGCGGGACTGGTCACCCTCCACGAGGAGCGGGTCCGGGGAGCCTcgctgacctctgacctgcagcTGGTCACGGTGGCGACTCTAGTGGGGAACgccgtgctgctgctggtcATCGGCGGGGTGTGGCTGGGGCGGAGCCTCAGGAGAAGGCTGCAGAGGAGGAAGTCGGCCGTCCACGTGCGCCACATGTACTCCACCAGGAGGCCGTTTCGACCCCCCGTGGCCACGGCCTCCGTGTCGACTGACTTCACCAGCTACCAGAGCAGTCGGCCCGCGCGGCTCGCCCCACTGGAGGAGGGAGACCTCATCGAGTTTCCCTGCGACCGCTTTCTAGACAGCTGCAGCACTCGCAGGGACAGCGACATGCAGAGATTCTCCCACTGA